One window of the Runella slithyformis DSM 19594 genome contains the following:
- a CDS encoding type I restriction-modification system subunit S produces the protein MERRCRLTLLLTTSPSTEEQQEIVKRVDALFAQADALEAQYESLKAKIEKLPQALLAKAFRGELVPQDPTDEPASVLLQKIKAEAAKGGKKKEKNGQIELAF, from the coding sequence GTGGAACGTCGATGCCGCCTCACCCTTTTATTGACGACATCACCATCTACTGAAGAGCAACAGGAAATCGTCAAACGAGTGGATGCATTATTTGCGCAAGCAGATGCGCTCGAAGCGCAGTACGAGTCGTTGAAAGCTAAGATAGAAAAGCTGCCGCAGGCGTTATTGGCCAAAGCCTTTCGGGGAGAGTTAGTTCCCCAAGACCCTACCGATGAGCCCGCCTCGGTACTGCTCCAAAAAATCAAGGCGGAGGCAGCCAAAGGCGGTAAGAAGAAAGAAAAAAACGGTCAGATTGAGTTGGCGTTTTAG